A single Arachidicoccus sp. BS20 DNA region contains:
- a CDS encoding type II toxin-antitoxin system RelE/ParE family toxin encodes MSYPLLFNQQANEEYAEAYLWYELKQKGLGERFMQCAEKRLNQISETPERYSKKYNLRFREVKVEDFPYMIVHEFSSKKTDSYCRHHTRK; translated from the coding sequence ATGAGCTATCCTTTATTGTTCAATCAGCAAGCTAACGAAGAATATGCCGAAGCATATCTTTGGTATGAACTGAAACAAAAAGGATTGGGCGAACGCTTTATGCAATGCGCGGAAAAACGATTAAATCAAATAAGCGAAACACCCGAACGTTACAGCAAAAAATACAACCTGCGATTCAGAGAAGTGAAAGTTGAAGACTTTCCATACATGATAGTCCACGAATTTTCCTCGAAAAAAACTGATTCATATTGCCGCCATCATACACGGAAATAG
- a CDS encoding TonB-dependent receptor: MKFKLFLCATLLFISISAFSKNTNDIISSFSGTVTDETTKQPLPRATITIPDLHIGAVSDSSGKFTINNIPKGIYLLQVSYEGYATFLQKIDFSKINYLDIQLKESALENADVVITGVSKATEIKRDPVPMVAVSKSYINEKAASGNAIDVIANLPGISAVTTGPNISKPFIHGLGYNRVVTSEDGIRQEGQQWGDEHGVEIDQNSIDRVEIIKGPASLSFGSDAIGGVVNMITPAPVADGKILGSLTANYGTNNGLINGSFRLQGNHHGLVWGTIISAKEAKNYQNQHDGRVYATGFKEKDARAMIGLNKSWGYSYLNASLFDDLQDIPDGSRDSATRKFTYQINEADTFRPVVPNSVLNSYAIPTLHQHVQLYRIYDNSNIHLGNGNLLFNLGYQYSHRREFTHPENADIPGLNLELTTLTYDVKYDFDLGKGYETTFGVNGMYQNNSLGYSTDFPIPAYHQFDIGSFAVMKKTYDKLDVSAGVRYDHRSFNGKAAYIDTSGEFPTLYKGSNPATTENVAQQFAALNKSFNGVTGSVGATYNFSNAFLIKANVARGFRAPNIAELSANGPDPGSQIYHVGNSNFKPEFNVQEDLGIALTLPNVSANIELYNNNLSNYIFQQQILDANGNAERVDEDGTSNPNGQYSKFTYVQTKARIYGGDFDLDIHPISWLHFENNLTLTYGKNSGNGGTVPDSLKYLPFIPPLHTHSELRGMFAKGFGIFKNTYAFVGFDHYNAQDRFFAAYGTETYTAGYNLLSAGIGGNIVNKHGDKILELYIEGTNLANKNYQSNMSRLKYFDNANVPDGVQPGIFNMGRNISFKVIVPFDLSARSKQRIS; the protein is encoded by the coding sequence ATGAAGTTCAAATTGTTTCTCTGTGCAACGCTGCTATTCATCAGCATTTCAGCGTTTTCTAAAAATACAAACGACATTATTTCTTCATTCAGCGGAACGGTTACGGACGAAACAACAAAGCAACCTTTGCCTCGTGCAACCATCACAATTCCCGACTTGCACATCGGCGCGGTTAGCGATTCTTCGGGAAAATTTACTATCAATAATATTCCTAAAGGCATTTATTTGTTACAAGTGAGTTATGAAGGCTATGCAACTTTTCTTCAGAAGATAGATTTTTCAAAAATTAATTATTTAGATATACAACTAAAAGAATCGGCATTGGAAAATGCAGATGTTGTAATCACAGGTGTAAGCAAGGCAACGGAAATTAAACGCGACCCTGTACCGATGGTTGCCGTGAGCAAATCGTATATCAACGAGAAAGCGGCATCTGGCAATGCGATTGATGTGATTGCCAATCTTCCGGGTATCAGCGCAGTTACAACGGGACCGAATATTTCCAAACCTTTTATTCATGGTTTGGGCTATAACAGAGTAGTAACTTCTGAAGACGGAATACGACAGGAAGGGCAACAATGGGGCGATGAACACGGCGTGGAAATTGACCAAAATTCGATTGACAGAGTGGAAATTATTAAAGGTCCTGCAAGCCTGAGTTTCGGTTCGGACGCGATTGGCGGTGTTGTAAATATGATTACGCCCGCGCCTGTTGCCGATGGAAAAATTCTTGGTTCGCTTACGGCAAATTATGGAACGAACAATGGATTAATCAACGGTTCATTTCGTTTGCAAGGCAATCATCACGGATTGGTTTGGGGAACAATTATTTCCGCCAAAGAAGCGAAAAATTATCAAAACCAACATGACGGTCGCGTGTATGCAACAGGCTTTAAAGAGAAAGATGCGCGCGCTATGATTGGCTTGAATAAATCATGGGGATATTCTTATTTAAACGCCTCTTTGTTCGACGATTTGCAAGATATTCCCGATGGCAGCCGCGATTCCGCTACGCGAAAATTTACGTATCAAATTAATGAAGCCGATACTTTCCGCCCGGTGGTTCCAAACTCCGTTTTAAATTCTTATGCGATTCCAACTTTGCATCAGCACGTGCAGTTATATCGCATTTATGACAACAGCAATATTCATTTAGGCAATGGAAATTTATTGTTCAATCTCGGTTATCAATATAGCCATCGCAGAGAATTTACGCATCCTGAAAACGCCGATATTCCGGGCTTGAATTTGGAATTAACCACATTGACTTACGACGTAAAATATGATTTTGATTTAGGCAAAGGTTATGAAACCACGTTCGGTGTAAACGGAATGTATCAGAATAATTCACTTGGTTATAGTACAGATTTCCCCATTCCTGCTTATCATCAGTTTGACATCGGTTCTTTCGCCGTTATGAAAAAAACGTATGACAAATTAGATGTTTCCGCAGGTGTTCGTTACGACCATCGTTCATTCAACGGAAAAGCAGCGTACATCGATACTTCGGGCGAATTTCCGACTTTGTATAAAGGTTCAAATCCTGCAACAACAGAGAACGTTGCGCAACAGTTTGCTGCGCTAAACAAATCGTTCAACGGCGTTACCGGAAGCGTTGGCGCAACGTATAATTTTTCCAACGCATTTTTAATAAAAGCCAATGTAGCCCGCGGTTTCCGCGCACCGAACATTGCAGAACTTTCAGCAAACGGTCCTGACCCGGGTTCGCAAATTTATCATGTAGGCAACTCAAATTTTAAGCCCGAATTTAATGTGCAGGAAGATTTAGGCATTGCGCTTACGTTGCCGAATGTTTCCGCAAATATTGAATTGTATAACAATAATCTGAGCAATTATATTTTCCAGCAACAGATTCTTGATGCCAACGGAAACGCCGAAAGAGTGGATGAAGACGGCACTTCCAATCCAAACGGGCAATACAGTAAATTTACGTATGTGCAAACCAAAGCAAGAATTTACGGCGGCGATTTTGACCTGGATATTCATCCCATTTCGTGGCTGCATTTTGAAAATAACCTGACATTAACTTACGGAAAAAATTCAGGCAACGGCGGCACAGTTCCCGACAGTTTAAAATACCTTCCATTCATTCCACCGTTGCATACGCACAGCGAATTGCGCGGAATGTTTGCCAAAGGTTTCGGCATTTTCAAGAACACTTATGCGTTTGTCGGCTTTGACCATTACAACGCGCAGGACAGATTTTTCGCGGCTTACGGAACGGAAACTTATACTGCAGGATATAATTTATTGAGCGCTGGAATCGGCGGAAATATTGTAAATAAACACGGCGATAAAATTCTGGAATTGTATATCGAAGGAACAAATTTGGCAAACAAAAATTATCAATCGAACATGAGCCGTTTAAAATATTTCGACAATGCGAATGTCCCTGACGGCGTGCAGCCGGGCATTTTCAACATGGGAAGAAATATCAGCTTTAAAGTGATTGTACCGTTTGATTTGTCAGCTCGTTCCAAGCAACGAATTTCGTAA
- a CDS encoding TonB-dependent receptor — protein MIRATTLSILLINLFTFTVAKAQNKSYKLSLYIKDKVAGQLLSGTTVRINGEGFTTNDSGKIIIQRNSLKNFHAVFSHVGYDKLDAHFYPKNSVETDTVFLTPDDGKLQEVTVNGYIITNGVNAIAPATTLTQSDLDKTRGESLAHLLQTIPGVNMLQTGNTIAKPVVDGLYGNRVLVINNGVRQEGQQWGAEHAPEVDPNIASDITVVKGADAVRYGAEALGGVILLNPAPLPYNDPTLHGEVNINGVSNGRGGSGSAMLNSSFKGIPQLAWRLQGSYSKLGNYQTKNYFLENSGTEQKSFSGTIGYQGKHFGGQVFYSRFQTSLGIFIGSDIGSIDDLIRMIHSRGSQYAKGNFSYNYSAPYQAVIHQLLKGSVYYNTDDGSRFEVNYNLQTDHRREFDRRRGDRSTLPINDWILHTNTLEGTWQKTFSEKWHTTTGINLRAQSNYNDTITLSNPFIPNYSANSVGVFGIERLDLNDKIELEAGARFDYQKFNAASKRFLYQYYDSLGNVIPTEQVPYYDGIPSLRGAYHEYGGDRKFGSFSFITGALWKINNIWNIRSNIGLAWRTPNPEELYAFGLNQGANKFEYGDSTLSSEHGYKWITTLTKAGDRFSFAANIYLQYIQNYIYLNPTDSFTKTVTGYYPVFRYVQTNAFFKGLDFDGRYSFGNGGKLFQYELKASLVRAYDLTKDAYLPNIPADRYTNSLQWNIPSSKKITDNFIQVNYMYVTRQSRYEPNSDYAPPPGTYGLWGLSAGTKFLLGDGSKSLTVDLSVDNLFNIAYRDYLDSWRYYTDEIGRNVQLHAVFRF, from the coding sequence ATGATAAGAGCAACAACGCTGTCAATTCTTCTCATCAATTTGTTTACGTTTACTGTGGCAAAAGCGCAAAATAAAAGTTACAAACTTTCGCTTTATATCAAAGACAAAGTGGCCGGTCAGTTGTTGTCCGGAACTACGGTGCGCATTAATGGCGAAGGGTTTACAACAAACGACAGCGGGAAAATCATTATACAAAGAAATTCTCTGAAAAATTTTCACGCGGTTTTTTCTCACGTCGGATACGACAAGCTCGATGCGCATTTTTATCCAAAAAATTCTGTTGAAACAGATACCGTTTTCCTCACACCTGATGACGGCAAGTTGCAGGAAGTAACCGTTAACGGATACATTATTACCAACGGCGTAAACGCCATTGCACCTGCTACCACTTTGACTCAAAGCGATTTGGACAAAACGCGCGGCGAGAGCCTTGCTCATTTGTTACAGACCATTCCCGGCGTGAATATGCTGCAAACTGGCAACACAATTGCCAAACCTGTAGTAGATGGACTTTATGGTAACCGCGTACTGGTCATCAACAATGGCGTTCGTCAGGAAGGACAACAATGGGGCGCAGAACACGCGCCGGAAGTGGACCCGAATATCGCCAGCGACATTACTGTTGTAAAAGGCGCAGACGCCGTGCGCTATGGCGCGGAAGCATTGGGCGGCGTTATATTGCTTAACCCGGCGCCATTGCCTTACAACGACCCTACGTTGCATGGAGAAGTAAATATTAATGGCGTTTCCAACGGTCGCGGCGGCTCAGGCTCTGCCATGCTGAACAGCAGCTTTAAAGGCATACCGCAACTGGCTTGGCGACTTCAGGGTTCCTATTCAAAGTTGGGAAACTATCAAACAAAAAATTATTTTTTAGAAAACAGCGGCACCGAGCAAAAGAGTTTCTCCGGTACAATAGGCTATCAGGGAAAACATTTCGGTGGTCAGGTTTTTTACAGCCGTTTCCAAACAAGCCTTGGCATATTCATCGGTTCGGATATTGGCAGCATCGACGACTTGATTAGAATGATACATTCAAGAGGCAGCCAATACGCAAAAGGAAATTTTTCTTACAATTACAGCGCACCGTACCAAGCCGTAATACACCAATTGTTGAAAGGCAGTGTTTATTATAATACCGATGATGGCAGCCGATTTGAAGTAAACTACAACCTTCAAACCGACCACCGGCGTGAGTTTGACCGCCGTCGCGGAGACAGAAGCACTCTTCCCATCAATGACTGGATACTCCATACCAACACGCTGGAAGGCACGTGGCAAAAAACTTTTTCGGAAAAATGGCATACTACTACAGGCATAAACTTACGTGCGCAAAGCAATTACAACGACACCATTACTTTATCCAATCCATTTATTCCAAATTACAGCGCCAACTCAGTCGGTGTTTTCGGCATCGAACGCCTTGACTTAAACGACAAGATAGAATTAGAAGCCGGAGCAAGATTCGATTACCAGAAGTTCAACGCGGCTTCCAAGCGTTTCTTATACCAATATTACGACAGCTTAGGCAATGTAATACCTACTGAACAGGTGCCTTACTACGATGGAATTCCTTCACTACGAGGAGCTTACCATGAATATGGCGGAGACAGGAAGTTTGGCAGTTTTTCTTTTATTACAGGCGCCTTGTGGAAAATAAACAACATCTGGAATATCCGCTCCAATATCGGACTGGCTTGGCGCACACCCAACCCGGAAGAATTATATGCCTTTGGTCTGAATCAAGGAGCCAACAAATTTGAATATGGCGACAGCACATTGAGTAGTGAGCACGGTTATAAATGGATTACGACCCTTACAAAAGCAGGAGACAGGTTTTCTTTTGCCGCTAATATTTATTTACAATATATACAAAATTATATCTATCTAAATCCAACCGATTCCTTTACAAAAACGGTTACGGGCTATTATCCTGTTTTCCGGTATGTACAGACGAATGCTTTTTTCAAAGGACTGGATTTTGACGGCAGGTACAGCTTTGGCAACGGTGGCAAATTATTCCAGTACGAATTAAAGGCGTCGCTGGTAAGGGCTTACGATCTTACAAAAGATGCTTATCTTCCCAATATACCTGCTGACAGATATACCAATAGCCTACAATGGAATATCCCTTCGTCAAAAAAAATTACGGACAATTTTATACAGGTCAATTATATGTATGTTACCAGACAAAGCCGCTATGAACCCAACAGCGATTATGCACCGCCACCCGGCACGTATGGTTTGTGGGGACTATCTGCAGGTACTAAATTTTTACTGGGCGATGGCAGTAAATCTCTGACCGTTGACCTTTCCGTAGATAATCTGTTCAATATCGCGTATCGCGACTATCTGGACAGCTGGCGATATTATACTGATGAAATCGGTAGAAACGTTCAGCTACACGCAGTTTTCAGGTTTTAA
- a CDS encoding efflux transporter outer membrane subunit, with protein sequence MKHSKNKFYLSAITVVALLSCNVTKPYQQPGLNLPQQYKDIAYSDTASIANISWEDFFTDATLKSLIKKGIDYNFDLQVAVNRIEIARQQLLQAKNLQLPTLSGTVSGQYNRPSENSLNGSFADLTGSKHYEDYIVGLNLSWEADIWGKLRSQKKAALLQYLQTYEAKKTVQTQLIADIADGYYNLLMLDEQLRIANASLALADSTLQQTQLLKDAGETNALSVEQTKAQRETTALLIPQLQEQISLQENALSQLTGQLPQSIERQAQLSDIQLPQQLNAGVPAAVVSHRPDVRSAEMNIEIANQKVGIAQANMYPNLNITANGGLESLKASNWFNIPSSLFGIVSGSLVQPIFGQRTLKTNYEVAKTEREQAVIKFRQSVVGAVTDVSNSLVQLNKLSEQEKIASSQVATLARATDNASMLYKSGMANYLEVITAQNNSLQAQLNLASTHCQQLIAAVSLYKSLGGGWQ encoded by the coding sequence ATGAAACATTCAAAAAACAAATTTTATTTATCTGCAATCACTGTCGTAGCACTGCTTTCGTGCAATGTAACGAAGCCTTATCAACAGCCCGGTTTGAATTTGCCGCAGCAATATAAAGACATTGCATACAGTGACACGGCAAGTATTGCCAACATTTCGTGGGAAGATTTTTTCACGGATGCTACGCTGAAATCTTTGATTAAAAAAGGCATCGATTATAATTTCGATTTGCAGGTTGCTGTAAACAGAATTGAAATTGCAAGACAACAATTGTTGCAGGCGAAAAATTTGCAATTGCCGACATTGAGCGGAACTGTGAGCGGACAATACAATCGTCCATCCGAAAACAGCTTGAACGGAAGCTTTGCAGACCTTACCGGCAGCAAGCATTATGAAGATTATATTGTTGGTTTAAACCTTAGTTGGGAAGCGGACATTTGGGGAAAATTGCGCAGCCAAAAGAAAGCGGCTTTGCTTCAATATTTACAAACTTATGAAGCGAAGAAAACCGTGCAAACACAGCTTATTGCGGACATTGCAGATGGTTATTACAATCTCCTGATGCTGGATGAACAATTACGTATTGCCAATGCGAGCCTTGCTTTAGCCGACAGCACTTTACAGCAAACACAATTGCTGAAAGATGCAGGCGAAACCAATGCTTTGTCGGTGGAACAAACGAAAGCGCAAAGAGAAACAACGGCATTATTAATTCCGCAATTACAAGAACAGATTTCGTTGCAGGAAAATGCGTTGAGTCAATTAACAGGACAATTGCCGCAAAGTATAGAAAGGCAAGCGCAATTGTCGGATATTCAATTGCCGCAACAGTTGAATGCAGGCGTTCCTGCGGCGGTGGTAAGCCATCGTCCTGACGTGCGCTCGGCAGAAATGAATATTGAAATTGCCAATCAAAAAGTAGGCATTGCGCAAGCAAATATGTACCCGAATTTAAACATTACTGCCAACGGCGGATTGGAATCTTTGAAAGCAAGTAACTGGTTTAATATTCCGAGTTCATTATTCGGAATTGTAAGTGGTTCATTGGTACAACCGATTTTCGGACAACGAACTTTGAAGACAAATTATGAAGTTGCCAAAACTGAAAGAGAACAAGCTGTCATCAAATTTCGTCAGTCGGTTGTTGGCGCTGTTACGGATGTTTCTAATTCGTTGGTGCAATTGAATAAGTTGAGCGAGCAGGAAAAAATTGCATCGTCGCAAGTAGCAACTTTAGCGCGCGCTACGGACAACGCATCTATGCTTTACAAAAGCGGAATGGCAAATTATCTTGAAGTGATTACCGCACAAAACAATTCGTTACAGGCGCAATTGAATTTGGCTTCAACACATTGTCAGCAATTGATTGCAGCTGTGAGTTTGTATAAAAGTTTAGGCGGTGGTTGGCAGTAA
- a CDS encoding NAD(P)/FAD-dependent oxidoreductase, which yields MNKNFDVIIIGGSYAGLSAAMALGRSLRKVLIIDSGKPCNRQTPHSHNFITQDGEKPNLIAEKAKAQVLKYDTVMFLNDLAVSGKKIDFGFEITTQSGETYKAKKLVFATGVKDKMPGIKGFAECWGISVIHCPYCHGYEAKQEKTGILANGDFAFHYAQLIHNLTKDLTIFTNGKSTLAQVQTEKIIRHDIPIIEEEIAEIKHENGYLKQIVFKDHTTFELKAIYSRPDFEQYCKIPEMLGCELNEQGYIKVDMFQKTTVENVFACGDNTSPMRSVANAVAAGNFAGAMINNIMTEEEFS from the coding sequence ATGAACAAAAATTTCGACGTAATCATCATTGGCGGTAGTTATGCAGGGCTTTCCGCAGCAATGGCTTTGGGGCGTTCGCTGCGGAAAGTCCTGATTATTGACAGCGGAAAACCTTGCAACCGGCAAACGCCGCATTCGCACAACTTCATTACGCAGGACGGAGAAAAACCAAACCTGATTGCAGAAAAAGCCAAAGCGCAGGTTTTGAAATATGACACGGTAATGTTTTTAAACGACCTTGCCGTTAGCGGAAAGAAAATCGATTTCGGTTTTGAAATTACTACACAATCAGGCGAAACATACAAAGCAAAAAAACTCGTTTTTGCCACAGGTGTTAAAGATAAAATGCCCGGTATCAAAGGCTTTGCAGAATGTTGGGGAATTTCGGTTATTCATTGTCCATATTGCCACGGTTATGAAGCAAAACAGGAAAAAACAGGCATCCTTGCCAATGGCGATTTTGCATTTCATTATGCCCAACTCATTCATAACTTGACAAAAGATTTGACCATTTTTACCAACGGAAAATCAACTTTGGCACAAGTGCAAACCGAGAAAATTATCCGACACGATATTCCCATTATTGAAGAAGAAATAGCTGAAATCAAGCACGAAAATGGTTATTTGAAACAAATCGTCTTCAAAGACCATACAACTTTTGAACTCAAAGCAATTTATTCGCGACCGGACTTTGAACAATATTGTAAAATTCCCGAAATGCTGGGCTGCGAGCTTAATGAACAAGGTTACATCAAAGTAGATATGTTCCAAAAAACGACCGTAGAAAATGTGTTTGCCTGTGGAGACAATACCAGCCCGATGCGTTCCGTAGCCAATGCTGTAGCCGCAGGAAATTTTGCAGGAGCGATGATAAATAATATAATGACGGAAGAAGAGTTTTCGTAA
- a CDS encoding GTP-binding protein, with protein sequence MIQKKLPVTVLSGFLGAGKTTLLNHILHNKEGLKVAVIVNDMSEVNVDAKLVEDQNTLSRTEEKLVEMSNGCICCTLREDLMIEVEKLAKEGRFDYLLIESTGISEPVPVAQTFSYVDEENGIDLSKFSYIDTMVTVVDCFNFFKDFATNEFLQDRNLTDMEGDYRTIVNLLTDQIEFANVIILNKTDLVDEKTVGLLKAAIHKLNPGAKIITSQFGKVAPNEILNTGLFDFDEAQTSAGWQKELQTENHTPETEEYGIASFVFRNPRPFHPARFWQYLDEKYPQNIIRAKGLFWLASRPDDALNFSQAGGSSRVERAGVWWCSMPYSERTRYASFVYHQKYIESRWSKKWGDRMNEIVFIGQDMDKEKITRDLEKCLLQEDEEYLFEKKVKLNDPFPENI encoded by the coding sequence ATGATACAGAAAAAATTGCCTGTTACGGTATTGAGCGGATTTCTTGGCGCAGGAAAAACAACTTTGCTTAATCATATTTTGCATAATAAAGAAGGTCTAAAAGTTGCTGTGATTGTGAACGACATGAGCGAAGTAAATGTAGATGCCAAGCTTGTGGAAGACCAAAACACACTTTCACGCACAGAAGAAAAGCTGGTGGAAATGAGCAACGGTTGCATTTGCTGCACGCTGCGTGAAGACCTGATGATTGAAGTGGAAAAGCTGGCGAAAGAAGGACGTTTTGATTATTTGTTGATTGAAAGTACCGGCATCAGCGAGCCGGTTCCGGTGGCACAAACTTTCTCGTATGTGGATGAAGAAAACGGCATTGACCTTTCCAAATTCAGCTATATCGATACGATGGTTACGGTGGTGGATTGTTTTAACTTTTTCAAGGATTTCGCTACGAATGAATTCCTGCAAGACCGCAATCTTACCGATATGGAAGGCGATTACAGAACGATTGTGAATTTGCTGACCGACCAAATTGAATTTGCCAACGTGATTATTTTAAACAAAACCGATTTGGTGGATGAAAAAACTGTCGGGTTACTAAAAGCAGCTATTCACAAATTAAATCCGGGAGCGAAAATTATTACTTCACAATTTGGCAAAGTAGCGCCCAATGAAATTTTAAATACAGGGCTTTTCGATTTTGACGAAGCGCAAACTTCGGCTGGCTGGCAAAAAGAATTACAGACGGAAAACCACACCCCCGAAACGGAAGAATACGGCATTGCTTCTTTTGTGTTTCGCAATCCGCGACCATTTCATCCCGCAAGATTTTGGCAATATCTGGATGAAAAATATCCGCAAAATATCATCCGCGCCAAAGGTTTGTTCTGGCTGGCTTCTCGCCCCGATGACGCTTTGAATTTTTCACAAGCCGGCGGTTCTTCGCGCGTGGAAAGAGCGGGCGTTTGGTGGTGCAGTATGCCTTACAGCGAACGTACCAGATACGCATCATTTGTATATCATCAAAAATACATCGAATCGAGATGGAGCAAAAAATGGGGCGACAGGATGAATGAAATTGTCTTTATCGGGCAGGATATGGACAAGGAAAAAATTACTCGTGATTTGGAAAAATGTTTGTTGCAGGAAGATGAAGAATATTTGTTTGAAAAGAAAGTAAAATTGAATGACCCGTTTCCCGAAAATATCTGA
- the argS gene encoding arginine--tRNA ligase, whose protein sequence is MNIVAQIKNITATAINDLYQFPIDAKDILINATKPEFTGDYTVVLFSFVKQLKKSPEALGNELGNYLVEKNNDLIKEFNVIKGFLNLSISDSFWIDFLKENSLNKSFGQAISTNEKIMVEYSSPNTNKPLHLGHLRNNFLGYSIAEILKANGNEVISSCVVNDRGIHICKSMIAWQMFANGATPQSTNTKGDHFVGDYYVKFNDEYKQQIKELVAQGKGEDEAEKEAPIMRAAQQMLFDWEAGKPDVIELWKKMNGWVYEGFDETYKLIGTKFDKVYYESNTYLLGKDLVEDGLRKNVFYQKEDGSVWIDLTNDGLDEKLVRRKDGTSVYITQDIGLAEQKQKEFGISQSIYVVGDEQNYHFKVLKLICQKLGLPSADGIEHLSYGMVELPSGKMKSREGTVVDADDIVQEMMNIAQQKTEELGKVKDFSEDELLKLYHTLGLGALKFFLLRVHPKKKMIFNPEESIDFHGFTGPFVQYTYARIQSILRKVSGEKLLEQSIQSTDLLPQEKDVITHLEQFPVTINESATEQDPSKLAIYVFNLAKTFNQFYTDLSIANAESLEKKILRVQLAQLAGNTIKKAMSLLGIDVPERM, encoded by the coding sequence ATGAACATTGTAGCGCAAATAAAAAACATTACGGCAACAGCGATTAACGATTTATATCAATTCCCGATTGATGCAAAAGATATTTTAATCAACGCCACAAAGCCCGAATTTACAGGCGATTACACGGTGGTGCTTTTCAGTTTTGTGAAGCAGTTGAAGAAATCTCCCGAAGCATTGGGAAATGAATTGGGCAATTATCTTGTTGAGAAAAATAATGATTTGATAAAAGAATTTAATGTTATCAAAGGCTTTCTCAATCTTTCAATTTCAGATAGTTTTTGGATTGATTTTTTAAAAGAAAATTCGCTGAACAAAAGCTTCGGTCAGGCAATTTCTACCAACGAAAAAATTATGGTGGAGTATTCTTCGCCCAACACCAACAAGCCTTTGCATCTTGGTCATTTAAGAAATAATTTTCTCGGTTACAGCATTGCAGAAATTCTCAAAGCGAATGGTAACGAAGTTATTAGTTCCTGCGTTGTGAACGATAGAGGAATCCATATTTGCAAAAGCATGATTGCCTGGCAAATGTTTGCGAATGGTGCAACGCCTCAGTCGACCAATACAAAAGGCGATCATTTTGTAGGCGATTATTATGTGAAGTTTAACGATGAATATAAGCAACAAATTAAAGAATTAGTTGCGCAAGGAAAGGGTGAAGACGAAGCCGAAAAAGAAGCGCCGATTATGCGCGCTGCACAGCAAATGTTATTCGATTGGGAAGCCGGAAAGCCCGATGTGATTGAGTTGTGGAAGAAAATGAATGGTTGGGTTTATGAAGGTTTTGACGAAACATACAAACTGATTGGAACTAAGTTTGATAAAGTTTATTACGAAAGCAATACGTATTTGCTGGGCAAAGATTTGGTAGAAGATGGCTTGCGCAAAAATGTTTTTTATCAAAAAGAAGACGGCAGCGTTTGGATTGATTTGACCAACGACGGCTTGGATGAAAAACTCGTTCGCCGTAAAGATGGAACTTCTGTGTACATCACGCAAGACATTGGTTTGGCGGAACAAAAGCAAAAAGAATTTGGCATCAGCCAAAGTATTTATGTAGTGGGAGATGAGCAGAATTATCATTTCAAAGTGTTGAAATTAATTTGCCAGAAATTGGGCTTGCCTTCGGCAGATGGAATTGAACATTTAAGTTACGGAATGGTGGAATTGCCTTCGGGAAAAATGAAAAGCCGCGAAGGAACTGTGGTTGATGCAGATGATATTGTACAAGAGATGATGAACATTGCGCAGCAAAAAACCGAAGAGCTTGGCAAAGTCAAAGATTTTTCGGAAGATGAATTGCTGAAACTCTATCATACATTGGGTTTGGGCGCGTTGAAATTTTTCTTGTTGCGTGTGCATCCGAAAAAGAAAATGATTTTTAATCCCGAAGAAAGCATCGATTTTCACGGTTTTACGGGACCGTTTGTGCAATACACTTATGCGCGTATTCAAAGCATTTTGCGCAAAGTGTCGGGAGAAAAATTATTGGAACAGAGTATCCAATCAACCGATTTATTACCGCAGGAAAAAGATGTAATTACACATTTGGAACAATTTCCGGTAACCATTAACGAATCAGCGACAGAGCAAGACCCGTCGAAGCTCGCGATTTATGTTTTCAATCTTGCAAAAACATTCAATCAGTTTTATACAGACCTTTCCATTGCAAATGCTGAAAGCCTTGAGAAGAAAATTTTGCGTGTACAATTGGCACAGCTTGCAGGCAATACCATTAAAAAAGCGATGAGTTTATTGGGTATTGATGTGCCTGAAAGAATGTAG
- a CDS encoding addiction module protein — protein sequence MTTTAIRKRLTDYLQTADDKKIKAIYAMVEDEINTAENDWDDDFVKELEHRSKAFASGKTKTYSWEEVKQAAREKAKPVVR from the coding sequence ATGACAACGACAGCAATCAGAAAACGTTTGACAGATTATCTGCAAACGGCTGACGATAAAAAAATAAAAGCCATTTACGCAATGGTTGAGGACGAAATAAATACTGCCGAAAATGATTGGGATGATGATTTTGTAAAAGAATTGGAACACAGAAGCAAAGCATTCGCAAGCGGAAAAACAAAAACATATTCTTGGGAAGAAGTGAAACAGGCAGCGAGAGAAAAAGCTAAACCCGTTGTCAGATAA